Genomic segment of Corynebacterium appendicis CIP 107643:
CAAGCCGCTCTCGGAACTGATGGCCAGCTACAACCGCTACGCCGCCTCCGGCGAGATCAACTCCGAGGTCGCCGACCAGCAGGCCACGATGGACAAGGTCGTCGAGGCATTCGCCGACCGCACGGAGAATGTCGACCGCCTCGACGGCGTCACCGTCTCGCTGAAGGGCACGAAGGCGTGGTTCAACGTGCGCGCGTCCAACACAGAGCCGCTGCTGCGCCTCAATGTCGAGGCGGAGACCCAGGACGAGGTCGACGCCATCGTCGCCGACGTGCTGGGCATCATCCGCGGATAAGGTGCGAGGCATGGCCCCTGAGACGAATCCCGACCGGAGCTACTACGACCCCGCTGCGCACTACGACGTCGAGTCCGTCCGCTTCTTCGACGTCGCCCACGAAGGCGCCCACGTGCGTGCCCTCGCGCAGGCAGCCGAGATGCTCTCTGACCTGCGGGGCACCTCGCCGCGCAGTGTGGTCGTGCTCGTCACCGACGCCGTCTCCGAGGCCGCCGCGCAGTGCGCCGTGGCGCTCGTCGATTTCGGCCGCGCGCCGGTCATGGTCACCCGCGCCCTGCCCGAATTCGTCGGCGCGCTCGACGTCGTGATCGCGGTGGGCGACGCGCCCGACGCGGAGACCGTATCCCGCCAGATCAGCGCCGCAGCCGGCCGTGGTGCCGATGTCGTGCTCGCCGGTCCCACGGGCGGCCCGGTCGTGGAGGATGCCCCGCGCGGCGTCATCCTCCTGCCCGCGCCGCCCACAGCCGACGGCGCATCCCCGCTGCGCACCATCGCCGCGGTCGCTGCCGTGTGCGCCGCACTCACCGGGGCGCAAGCGCTAATCGACGGCCCCGCCGACGCCATCGACTTCGAGCTCCGCCAGCTCTCCCCGGAGCGCGACGTGTCCGTGAACGCGGCACGCCAGCTGCGCGAATTCGTCGAGGGCGCCCGCATCCTCCACACCGGCTACACCGAAACCGGCGCCGCAGTGGCCAGACTGATCGCGGCGCTGTGGTCCGCCCGCGGCCTGCCCAGCGGATTCGTCGGCCGCGAAGACCTAGCCGCGGCATTGGAGGCGGGCGCCGCTGACAGTGCCGGGGAATCCGCGGGTAACTCCGCTGGGGCCGCGGACGATATCTTCTATGACCCCTTCATCGACGGGCCGCCCGCCCAGGTTCCGGTGAAAACCATCGTCTGGGCGCAGCGCGAACCGCATCTGCTCGGGGCACGCGCGGAGTATGTCGCTGACGACGCCGTCGACGCAGACGGTGAAACAGCGGCGACTAGCGCAGTTGGTGCCGGGGACGAGTTCTCCGCGGCGCTGCGGCTGATCGTGCGTGGCCTGGCGGCCACCGCGATGCAGGTTTAGAAACCGCGACAGAAAAGCAGTAGGAGAAGAGGCGAACACACGTGGAGCTGCTCACCCCGGCGCTGCAAACGTACCCGTGGGGCTCGAGAACATTGCTGACTGAGATGCGCGGGGAGCCCTCCCCGTCGGCGACACCGGAAGCGGAACTGTGGTTCGGCTCCCACCCGGCCGCGCCCGCCACGATCGGGGGAGTGGGCCTCGACGAGGTCATCGCCGACGACCCGGCCGACCAGCTCGGCGCGCAGGTGCGCGGGCGCTACGGCGATTCACTGCCATTTCTGCTGAAGATCCTCGCGGCTGATTCGCCGTTGTCCATCCAGGCGCACCCGACCGCGGCGCAGGCGCGCGCCGGCTACGAGGGTGAGAACGCCGCCGGCATCGCGCTCGATGCGCCGGAGCGGAATTACAAGGATCCGAACCACAAACCCGAATTGCTCGTCGCGCTCACCCCGTTCCGCGCCCTTGCGGGCTTGCGCCCGGCGAAGCAGACGCTCGACTTCTTCGACTACCTCGACTGCCCGGAGCTCACCCGCTATTCGGCGATGCTCCACTCGGAGAACGAGGAGGAGGGCCTGCGCGCCCTGTTCACCACGTGGATCTCCCTGCCACGCCCGGCAAGGGTGGAGGTGATTGAGGGGGTGCGCGCGTGCGTCGATAAGCGTGCCTTCGATGGCGTCCCCGGCTGGATGCGCGAGGCTGGGCGGTGCTTTGTCGAGTTGGATGACGCCCACCCGGGCGATGTCGGTGTGCTGGCGTCGTTGCTGCTCAATTTCGTCGAGCTCGCGCCCGGCGAGGCGCTGTTTCTCGGTGCTGGGCGGCTGCACGCGTACCTGTCCGGAATGGCCGTGGAGATCATGGCCAACTCGGATAATGTGCTGCGCGGCGGGCTGACCACGAAGCATGTGGACGTGCCGGAACTGGTGCGCATCACGGATTTCTCCACGATGGCTGACCCGCGCGTGGACGCGGAGGCAGATGGCGGTGTGTGCGCATTCGATGTTCCCGCGCGCGATTTCCACCTCACCCGCTACGAGCTCGCCGCGGGAGACGGCTTCGACGCTGCCTCCGCCGGGCCCGCGATCGTGCTGTGCACGTCCGGTTCGGTCGACTGCGGCCCGCTGGAACTGAACCCCGGTATGGCCGCGTGGATTCCGGCGAGCGACCCCGATGCGCGGGTGAGCGCCGCAGGTGGTTCTGCTGGCGCGGACGTGTTCTACGCGCGGGTGGGGGAGTAGCCCGCGCTACAGCGCGGAGCTGCCGCCGGCCTACTCGGCGCCGTTGGTGTCGGCCG
This window contains:
- the manA gene encoding mannose-6-phosphate isomerase, class I, whose amino-acid sequence is MELLTPALQTYPWGSRTLLTEMRGEPSPSATPEAELWFGSHPAAPATIGGVGLDEVIADDPADQLGAQVRGRYGDSLPFLLKILAADSPLSIQAHPTAAQARAGYEGENAAGIALDAPERNYKDPNHKPELLVALTPFRALAGLRPAKQTLDFFDYLDCPELTRYSAMLHSENEEEGLRALFTTWISLPRPARVEVIEGVRACVDKRAFDGVPGWMREAGRCFVELDDAHPGDVGVLASLLLNFVELAPGEALFLGAGRLHAYLSGMAVEIMANSDNVLRGGLTTKHVDVPELVRITDFSTMADPRVDAEADGGVCAFDVPARDFHLTRYELAAGDGFDAASAGPAIVLCTSGSVDCGPLELNPGMAAWIPASDPDARVSAAGGSAGADVFYARVGE